Proteins encoded within one genomic window of Lynx canadensis isolate LIC74 chromosome B2, mLynCan4.pri.v2, whole genome shotgun sequence:
- the LOC115514803 gene encoding histone H2A type 1-B: MSGRGKQGGKARAKAKTRSSRAGLQFPVGRVHRLLRKGNYSERVGAGAPVYLAAVLEYLTAEILELAGNAARDNKKTRIIPRHLQLAIRNDEELNKLLGRVTIAQGGVLPNIQAVLLPKKTESHHKAKGK; encoded by the coding sequence ATGTCCGGACGCGGGAAGCAGGGCGGCAAGGCTCGCGCCAAGGCCAAGACGCGCTCGTCGCGGGCCGGGCTGCAGTTCCCGGTGGGCCGCGTGCACCGCCTGCTCCGCAAGGGCAACTACTCGGAGCGGGTCGGGGCCGGCGCGCCGGTGTACCTGGCGGCCGTGCTGGAGTACCTGACGGCCGAGATCCTGGAGCTGGCGGGCAACGCGGCCCGCGACAACAAGAAGACGCGCATCATCCCGCGCCACCTGCAGCTGGCCATCCGCAACGACGAGGAGCTCAACAAGCTGCTGGGCCGCGTCACCATCGCGCAGGGCGGCGTCCTGCCCAACATCCAGGCCGTGCTGCTGCCCAAGAAGACCGAGAGCCACCACAAGGCCAAGGGCAAGTGA
- the LOC115514819 gene encoding histone H2B type 1-C/E/F/G/I, which translates to MPEPAKSAPAPKKGSKKAVTKAQKKDGKKRKRSRKESYSVYVYKVLKQVHPDTGISSKAMGIMNSFVNDIFERIAGEASRLAHYNKRSTITSREIQTAVRLLLPGELAKHAVSEGTKAVTKYTSSK; encoded by the coding sequence ATGCCAGAGCCCGCGAAGTCTGCCCCGGCCCCCAAAAAGGGCTCCAAGAAGGCGGTGACCAAGGCGCAGAAGAAGGACGGCAAGAAGCGCAAGCGCAGCCGCAAGGAGAGCTACTCGGTGTACGTGTACAAGGTGCTGAAGCAGGTGCACCCCGACACCGGCATCTCGTCCAAGGCCATGGGCATCATGAACTCGTTCGTCAACGACATCTTCGAGCGCATCGCGGGCGAGGCGTCGCGCCTGGCGCATTACAACAAGCGCTCGACCATCACGTCCCGGGAGATCCAGACGGCCGTGCGCCTGCTGCTGCCCGGGGAGCTGGCCAAGCACGCCGTGTCCGAGGGCACCAAGGCCGTCACCAAGTACACCAGCTCCAAGTAG